AACGCTCGCAACTGCGGGCTTCGATGAAGGCGCCGACCACCAGCGTGTCCACCAGTTTCACCGGCTCGTGGCTGCGCACCACCTTGCGCAAACCCGAGGCATAGCGTCCGGCGGAGAGCTGGCGCAACGCGACCTTGCGCTTTTTCATCAAGCGCATGACTTGCTCGTGATGCACCAGCTCTTCCCGGGCCAGGCGCGACATCATGTTGATCAGGTCGACATGGGAGTGGTACTTGGCAATCAGGCTCAGGGCGGTGCTGGCGGCCTTGAACTCGCAGTTCTTGTGGTCGATCAGCAACGTTTCCTGGTCGGCCAGCGCGGCCTGGACCCAGGCATCGGGGGTGCGGCAGCCGAGGAATTCGTGGATTTCGGGAAGGATCATGGGGCTCACGGCAAGAAGGTAGTCGAGCGAAGGGCGCCGATTATACCGGCCTGCCCCCAGACCACCAGCCACCGCTGTTGATATGCATCAAGTCGACGGACCGTTCATAGCAACTATAGTTGAGCAACGCAGTGCCTTTTCATTGCTGGAGACACCGATCATGCAAGCCATTCGCAGCATCCTGGTGGTCATCGACCCCGAACATTCGGAAAGCCTGGCACTCAAGCGCGCCAAACTGATCGCCGGCGTGACCCAGGCGCACCTGCACCTGCTGGTGTGCGACAAACGGCACGATCACGCTGGCATGCTCGGCGTACTGAAGGCGGCCTTGGTGGCGGACGGCTACAGCGTCACCACCGAGCAAGCCTGGAACGAAAGCCTCTACGAAACCATCATTGACGTGCAGCAGGCCGAAGGGTGCGGCCTGGTGATCAAGCAGCATTTCCCCGACAGCCCGTTGAAGAAGGCCCTGTTGACACCCGCTGACTGGAAATTGCTGCGCCATTGCCCAACCCCGGTGCTGCTGGTCAAGACTACGGGCTCCTGGAAGGACCGGGTCATCCTGGCCGCCGTCGATGTCGGCAATGCCGATGGCGAGCATCGCCACCTGCACTCCACCATCATCGATCATGGCTATGACATTGCCAGATTGGCCAAGGCGCACCTGCATGTGATCAGCGCCCATCCGTCGCCGATGCTCTCGTCCGCCGACCCGACCTTCCAGCTCAAGGAAACCATCGAGGCTCGCTATCGCGAGCAATGCCGCGCGTTCCAAGCCGAATTCGATATCGATGACCAACACCTGCATATCATGGAAGGCCCGGCGGACGTGCTGATTCCCTTCATGGCCCACAAGCTCCAGGCGGCGGTCACGGTGATCGGCACCGTGGCCCGCTCGGGTTTGTCAGGGGTGCTGATCGGCAACACCGCCGAAGCCGTGCTCGATACCCTGGAAAGCGATGTGCTGGTGCTCAAGCCGCAGGAAGTCGAGGATCACCTGGTGGAGCTGGCGGTCAAGGAATGAGGCGCGGACGATAAGGCTGTTGTGGCGAGGGAGTCCCCGCCGCGTCGCCGACGCTGCGCTGTCGCGCAGGGAACAGGTCTTGTGGCGAGGGGATAACGGTCCAACTGAGCCACACTGCAGCCTGTTGAAAAGTACTTTAAAAACATGGATTTGTAATTTGTTCCATAAGGGCTTGCTCCCGCTCGGCAGCGCAGCAGACGCCTGGATTTTCCAGGTTCAGGAATTATCAGGATCAAGAGCGAGGGTCGCTTCGCAACCCAGCGGGAGCAAGCTCCCTCGCCACAAGAGCTACCTGGTCCAAAAACTAAAAGTAACTTGCCACACATGAAGGCCTGTCAGCCGCCGATCGCATCCTTGAGAAACCCCGGCGCGATGTAGCGCTGGTAATGGGCTTCGGACAGCAGGAAAAATTCCCGATCAATGGCATCACGCAGGTCCGGCAGCTCCCAATCGCGAAATTCCGGCATCAGCACCATGCCGTAGGCTTCGAGGTTGTTGATTACTCGCGCGCCCCGGGCGATCAACTGGTAGGCCCAGCAGTATTCCGACTGGTGGGGCACGAAGCGGATCTTGCGTGTCTCCAGTTGCTGGCGCAGCAGGCCCGGGTCGAACACCTCCAGCTTGGCCACCATCACCTGCACCAACAGCTGCTCCAGCCGCATCCACACCGCGCGTTTTTCCTCCTCGTTGTAGCCGTTCCAGTGAATCACTTCGTGGTGGAACCGCTTGCAACCACGGCACACCAAGTCACCGTAGACAGTGGAACAGAGGCCGACGCAGGGGGTCTTGATGAGCTGGTTGGGCATAGGTAACGCACACGCAAAAAAACAGGACAGGCCGGCATGTTAGCCCTTTGTCTAAGATTGATCACCCCTTCAAACTTCATGGGCCAACTTACCTTTAATATTTTTTTCCCGTAGAATCAGCCAGCCTTTTAAGGCGCCAATGTCCGTTAGAAGCTGTTTTCAAAGCGTCACGAGCACAGTCGTTCCTTCAGAGCGGTGTTGGCGAAGGGTCTTTCCAGCGGGGAAAGCCCAACGCCAACCCTCATCAGCTCCCGTTCTGCAGGCGTAAAACTTTGAAAGCAGCTTCTGTGAGGAACTCCGGCAACTCTGGCGTGGAGGCCCAAAAGGCCCCTGACGCGCATGAGTGCCGTGAGTTTCTGGATGAGCGTCCCGGACACCCATTTGGGACCACTGATGAGGGTAATAACTGTGCTTGAAGCCTACCGCAAACATATCGAAGAGCGTGCAGCACTGGGTATCGTTCCCCAGCCGCTTAACGCCGAACAAACCGCAGGCCTGGTCGAGCTGCTGAAGAATCCCCCGGCTGGCGAAGAAGCTTTCCTCGTTGACCTGATCACCAATCGCGTTCCGCCTGGCGTCGACGAAGCCGCCTACGTCAAGGCCGGTTTTCTCTCCGCACTGGCCAAGGGCGAAGCCCAGTCCCCTCTGATTGACAAGAAGCGCGCGGTCGAACTGCTTGGCACCATGCAGGGCGGCTACAACATCGTCACCCTGGTCGAGCTGCTGGACAACGCCGAGCTGGCGCCGGTAGCGGCCAAGGAACTCAAGCACACCCTGCTGATGTTCGATGCGTTCCATGACGTCGCTGAAAAAGCCAAGAACGGCAACGTTCACGCCAAGGCCGTGCTGCAATCCTGGGCCGATGGCGAGTGGTTCAAGAACCGCCCGGTGCTGGCCGACAAGATCAGCCTGCGCGTGTTCAAGGTGACTGGCGAAACCAACACCGACGACCTGTCCCCTGCCCCTGATGCCTGGTCCCGCCCGGACATCCCGCTGCACGCCCTGGCCATGCTGAAAATGGCCCGTGACGGCATCGTCCCGGACGAGCAAGGCAAGACCGGCCCGATGAAGCAGATCGAAGAGATGCGTGGCCAAGGCTTCCCGATCGCCTACGTCGGTGACGTGGTCGGTACCGGTTCGTCGCGTAAATCGGCAACCAACTCGGTGCTCTGGTTCTTCGGCGATGACGTTCCGTACGTCCCGAACAAGCGTGCCGGCGGCTTCTGCTTCGGCAGCAAGATCGCGCCGATTTTCTACAACACCATGGAAGACGCCGGCGCCCTGCCGATCGAATTCGATGTGTCCAACATGCACATGGGCGACGTGATCGACCTGTACCCGCATGCTGGCAAAGTCTGCAAGCACGGCACCGATGAAGTCCTGACCACCTTCGAAATGAAGACTCCGGTCCTGTTGGACGAAGTCCGCGCTGGCGGCCGTATCCCGCTGATCATTGGCCGTGGCCTGACCGAAAAGGCACGCGCCGAGCTGGGCCTGCCACCGTCGGAGCTGTTCAAGAAGCCTGAAGCACCGGCCGAAAGCACCAAGGGCTTCACCCTGGCGCAGAAAATGGTCGGCAAGGCCTGCGGCGTGACCGGCGTTCGCCCGGGCACCTACTGCGAGCCGAAGATGACCACCGTCGGTTCCCAGGACACCACTGGCCCGATGACCCGTGACGAACTCAAGGACCTGGCGTGCCTGGGCTTCTCGACCGATCTGGTGATGCAGTCGTTCTGCCACACCGCGGCTTATCCGAAGCCGATCGACGTGACCACCCACCACACCCTGCCTGACTTCATCATGACCCGCGGCGGCGTGTCCCTGCGTCCGGGCGACGGCATCATCCACAGCTGGCTGAACCGCATGCTGCTGCCGGACACCGTCGGCACCGGTGGCGACTCCCACACCCGTTTCCCGATCGGCATCTCGTTCCCGGCCGGCTCCGGCCTGGTGGCCTTCGCCGCCGCCACCGGCGTCATGCCGCTGGACATGCCCGAGTCGATCCTGGTTCGTTTCAAGGGCAAGCTGCAACCGGGCGTCACCCTGCGTGACCTGGTCCATGCCATCCCTTACTACGCGATCCAGAAAGGCCTGCTGACCGTCGAGAAGAAAGGCAAGAAAAACGCCTTCTCCGGCCGCATCCTGGAAATCGAAGGCCTGGAAACCCTGACCGTCGAACAAGCTTTCGAGCTGTCCGACGCCTCGGCGGAACGCTCGGCCGCTGGTTGCACCATCAAGCTCTCCAAGGAATCGATTGCCGAGTACCTGCAGTCGAACATTACCCTGCTGCGCTGGATGATCGGCGAAGGCTACGGCGATCCTCGCACCCTGGAACGTCGTGCCCAGGCGATGGAAGCCTGGCTGGCCAACCCTGAGCTGCTGGAAGCCGACAAGGACGCCGAATACGCCGAGATCATCGAGATCGACCTGGCCGACGTCAAGGAGCCTGTGCTCTGCGCGCCGAACGACCCGGACGACGCCCGTCTGCTGTCCAGCGTTGCTGGCGAGAAGATCGACGAAGTGTTCATCGGCTCGTGCATGACCAACATCGGTCACTTCCGTGCTGCCGGTAAACTGCTGGAGCAGGTCAAGGGTCAGCTGCCAACCCGTCTGTGGCTGTCGCCGCCGACCAAGATGGACGCTCACCAGCTCACCGAAGAAGGCTACTACGGCATCTACGGCAAGGCCGGCGCACGCATGGAAATGCCAGGCTGCTCGCTGTGCATGGGTAACCAGGCGCGCGTTGAACCGAACTCCACCGTGGTGTCGACGTCGACCCGTAACTTCCCGAACCGCCTGGGCGACGGCGCGAATGTCTACCTGGCTTCGGCCGAGCTGGCGTCCGTGGCGTCCATCCTGGGTCGCCTGCCGACCGTCGAGGAGTACATGGAATACGCCGGCAAGATCGACAGCATGGCAGCGGACGTGTACCGCTACCTGAGCTTCGACCAGATCGCCGAGTTCCGTGAAGCGGCTGCAAATGCCAACATCCCGGTCGTTCAAGCCTAACGCTTAAAACGCCCGACTAAAAACGCCGCCCCTCTCGCGAGGGGCGGCGTTTTTTTATGCCTGCCTACAGAGCGGCGCCGGTCAGGCCGTCAGCGAATAGACCAGCGCGGTAATCGCCACCAGACCCACCAGCCCCACGAAGACATTGGACGCCTGGCCGCGATAGCGCGCCATGGCCGGGACTTTGCGGATGGCGTACATCGGCATCAGGAACAAAATCGCCGCAATGACTGGACCGCCGAGGGTTTCGATCATGCCCAGGATGCTCGGGTTGAGCGTGGCGACGATCCAGCACACCAGCAACATGAACGCCGCAGTCAGGCGATCGAGGGTCTTGGCGGCTGGACGGCGTCCGCTCTTGACGATCAGGCCCTTGAGACCTTCGCTGGCACCGATGTAATGGCCGAGGAATGACTTGGAGATCGCCACGAACGCAATCAATGGCGCTGCGAAGGCAATGGTCGGATTGCTGAAATGGTTGGCCAGGTACGACAGGATCGACAGGTTCTGCGCCTTGGCCTCGGCCAACTGCGCCGGGGACAGGGTCAACACGCAACTGAACACGAAAAACAGCACCATCACCACCATCAGCAGATGGGCACGCGACAGGATCTGCGCGCTGCGCTCTTCAGCGCGAGGACCGTAGCGACGCTTCTGATCCACCGCAAACGCCGAGATGATGGGCGAATGATTGAACGAGAACACCATCACCGGAATCGCCAGCCACAGGGTATGCAGCAGCGCCGAAGGCTGCGGCAACGTGGAG
The Pseudomonas marvdashtae genome window above contains:
- a CDS encoding tRNA-(ms[2]io[6]A)-hydroxylase; this translates as MILPEIHEFLGCRTPDAWVQAALADQETLLIDHKNCEFKAASTALSLIAKYHSHVDLINMMSRLAREELVHHEQVMRLMKKRKVALRQLSAGRYASGLRKVVRSHEPVKLVDTLVVGAFIEARSCERFEALVPHLDEELGKFYFGLLKSEARHFQGYLKLAYQYGDAKDIAQVIDRVRAAERELIESADAEFRFHSGVPA
- a CDS encoding universal stress protein — its product is MQAIRSILVVIDPEHSESLALKRAKLIAGVTQAHLHLLVCDKRHDHAGMLGVLKAALVADGYSVTTEQAWNESLYETIIDVQQAEGCGLVIKQHFPDSPLKKALLTPADWKLLRHCPTPVLLVKTTGSWKDRVILAAVDVGNADGEHRHLHSTIIDHGYDIARLAKAHLHVISAHPSPMLSSADPTFQLKETIEARYREQCRAFQAEFDIDDQHLHIMEGPADVLIPFMAHKLQAAVTVIGTVARSGLSGVLIGNTAEAVLDTLESDVLVLKPQEVEDHLVELAVKE
- a CDS encoding DUF1289 domain-containing protein, translating into MPNQLIKTPCVGLCSTVYGDLVCRGCKRFHHEVIHWNGYNEEEKRAVWMRLEQLLVQVMVAKLEVFDPGLLRQQLETRKIRFVPHQSEYCWAYQLIARGARVINNLEAYGMVLMPEFRDWELPDLRDAIDREFFLLSEAHYQRYIAPGFLKDAIGG
- the acnB gene encoding bifunctional aconitate hydratase 2/2-methylisocitrate dehydratase; this translates as MLEAYRKHIEERAALGIVPQPLNAEQTAGLVELLKNPPAGEEAFLVDLITNRVPPGVDEAAYVKAGFLSALAKGEAQSPLIDKKRAVELLGTMQGGYNIVTLVELLDNAELAPVAAKELKHTLLMFDAFHDVAEKAKNGNVHAKAVLQSWADGEWFKNRPVLADKISLRVFKVTGETNTDDLSPAPDAWSRPDIPLHALAMLKMARDGIVPDEQGKTGPMKQIEEMRGQGFPIAYVGDVVGTGSSRKSATNSVLWFFGDDVPYVPNKRAGGFCFGSKIAPIFYNTMEDAGALPIEFDVSNMHMGDVIDLYPHAGKVCKHGTDEVLTTFEMKTPVLLDEVRAGGRIPLIIGRGLTEKARAELGLPPSELFKKPEAPAESTKGFTLAQKMVGKACGVTGVRPGTYCEPKMTTVGSQDTTGPMTRDELKDLACLGFSTDLVMQSFCHTAAYPKPIDVTTHHTLPDFIMTRGGVSLRPGDGIIHSWLNRMLLPDTVGTGGDSHTRFPIGISFPAGSGLVAFAAATGVMPLDMPESILVRFKGKLQPGVTLRDLVHAIPYYAIQKGLLTVEKKGKKNAFSGRILEIEGLETLTVEQAFELSDASAERSAAGCTIKLSKESIAEYLQSNITLLRWMIGEGYGDPRTLERRAQAMEAWLANPELLEADKDAEYAEIIEIDLADVKEPVLCAPNDPDDARLLSSVAGEKIDEVFIGSCMTNIGHFRAAGKLLEQVKGQLPTRLWLSPPTKMDAHQLTEEGYYGIYGKAGARMEMPGCSLCMGNQARVEPNSTVVSTSTRNFPNRLGDGANVYLASAELASVASILGRLPTVEEYMEYAGKIDSMAADVYRYLSFDQIAEFREAAANANIPVVQA
- a CDS encoding serine/threonine transporter gives rise to the protein MNDQANSVEERFETTAPATLSQWSRHDTTWMLGLFGTAIGAGTLFLPINAGLGGFWPLVILALLAFPMTFYAHRGLTRFVLSGREGADITEVVEEHFGIKAGALITLLYFFAIFPILLIYSVALTNTVGSFLEHQLHVQPPPRAVLSLMLILGLLAVVRCGEQAIVKAMSLMVYPFIVALLFLAVFLVPHWNGGILATASTLPQPSALLHTLWLAIPVMVFSFNHSPIISAFAVDQKRRYGPRAEERSAQILSRAHLLMVVMVLFFVFSCVLTLSPAQLAEAKAQNLSILSYLANHFSNPTIAFAAPLIAFVAISKSFLGHYIGASEGLKGLIVKSGRRPAAKTLDRLTAAFMLLVCWIVATLNPSILGMIETLGGPVIAAILFLMPMYAIRKVPAMARYRGQASNVFVGLVGLVAITALVYSLTA